The following are from one region of the Pocillopora verrucosa isolate sample1 chromosome 3, ASM3666991v2, whole genome shotgun sequence genome:
- the LOC131775873 gene encoding uncharacterized protein, with translation MKSELNCIICDDDGNSLIEDDDLPEMLSQQTPEQQKQTGMQSVSTFEESSTGIESKREKTEPDYTENQSVDLLAKDCVNYCKSNGIENPAEILHYAQSLIVTGRPLDVQDVTVNLEGETNFILINRQDVLRSAMEEVQFLKDPRLTLAVGFYGESAEDYGGPRKEFFRLCLREIKAKYFDNGLKDHLSNDYSTIGLIMVLSTLQNGSIPRFLKEDHLQALFSSGEPSNPCISKLRFGFKTLGLYQIGNGIPNFLHLFRPSESSALSRRKLIVLLPPNFSEGGSNVHRFESEIYDLFSKYTRLAASGQRGSITLGHILQFVTGTDEEPPLGFGVAPCIEFVEAASHGTNSHTECPFLPTANTCANILYLPRRAKDVLLPSEEQLFNLYDLAFANAFFGNL, from the exons atgaaaagtgaactGAACTGTATAATATGTGATGACGATGGGAATAGCTTAATCGAAGATGATGATTTGCcag AAATGCTTAGTCAACAAACTCctgaacaacagaaacaaacagGAATGCAATCAGTATCCACCTTTGAAGAGAGCAGTACAGGAATTGAGTCAAAAAGGGAGAAGACAGAACCTGATTACACTGAAAATCAGTCTGTGGATCTTCTGGCCAAGGATTGTGTAAATTACTGTAAATCTAATGGTATTGAAAATCCTGCTGAAATTTTGCACTATGCACAAAGTCTGATTGTGACTGGGAGACCACTGGATGTGCAAGATGTAACTGTAAATCTGGAAGGTGAAACCAACTTCATCTTAATCAATCGACAAGATGTTTTGAGATCAGCTATGGAAGAAGTGCAATTTTTAAAGGACCCCAGACTAACACTTGCAGTTGGATTTTATGGTGAGAGTGCTGAGGATTATGGTGGTCCACGGAAAGAGTTCTTTCGCCTGTGTTTACGAGAGATCAAAGCTAAGTACTTTGACAATGGCCTCAAAGACCATCTTTCTAATGACTATTCAACCATTGGGTTAATAATGGTCCTTAGCACTTTGCAGAATGGCAGTATCCCTAGATTTTTAAAAGAAGATCATCTCCAGGCCCTTTTTTCTTCTGGAGAGCCATCAAATCCTTGTATCTCAAAGCTTCGCTTTGGCTTTAAAACCCTGGGGCTTTATCAAATAGGAAATGGTATACCTAACTTCCTTCACCTTTTCAGACCTTCAGAAAGTTCAGCCTTGTCAAGAAGAAAGCTGATTGTCCTCCTCCCACCAAATTTCTCTGAAGGGGGTAGCAATGTACACCGTTTCGAATCAGAAATTTATGATTTGTTTTCTAAATACACCAGGCTAGCAGCAAGTGGGCAAAGGGGGTCAATCACCCTGGGACATATACTTCAGTTTGTCACTGGTACTGATGAAGAGCCCCCACTTGGGTTTGGTGTTGCACCTTGTATAGAATTTGTTGAGGCAGCAAGCCATGGCACAAACTCTCACACAGAATGCCCATTTCTACCTACTGCAAACACTTGTGCAAATATATTGTATTTACCAAGACGTGCAAAGGATGTATTGCTGCCAAGTGAGGAACAACTCTTCAATCTTTATGATTTAGCCTTTGCAAATGCATTTTTTGGAAATCTGTAA